A window of the Polaribacter sp. HaHaR_3_91 genome harbors these coding sequences:
- a CDS encoding (deoxy)nucleoside triphosphate pyrophosphohydrolase, translating to MKKIEVVAAIIYFKNEIFCVQRPKNKLSYISEKFEFPGGKIEKGESKEEALRRELIEELNFIPNKIDDLFITVVHEYPDFELTMHSFKCYSEIKEIKLNEHISSEWLAIKDIDKLDWAEADIPIVNKLIKDE from the coding sequence ATGAAAAAAATAGAAGTTGTAGCTGCTATAATATATTTTAAAAATGAAATTTTTTGTGTTCAAAGACCAAAAAATAAACTAAGTTATATCTCAGAAAAATTTGAATTTCCTGGTGGAAAAATCGAAAAAGGAGAGTCAAAGGAAGAAGCACTACGAAGAGAACTTATTGAGGAATTAAATTTTATTCCGAATAAAATAGATGACCTATTTATAACTGTTGTTCATGAATATCCTGATTTTGAATTAACAATGCACAGTTTTAAATGTTATTCAGAGATTAAAGAGATTAAACTGAATGAACATATTTCTTCTGAATGGTTAGCTATAAAAGATATAGATAAACTAGATTGGGCTGAAGCAGATATTCCTATAGTTAATAAGTTAATTAAGGATGAATAA